In Pontibacillus yanchengensis, the following are encoded in one genomic region:
- a CDS encoding tyrosine-type recombinase/integrase: protein MLLSVVWEKYQLDKKIEGYSPFTMKSYSNQYKMLIRHFGDVDMNTITTDNLKSYLVESSELLKPSSLGHRIRCVRCLFKWAYDEGFIEKNPAVKLKEPKLGKRIPKFLSELEIEHLREACETTMENAIFEFFYSTGCRIGEVVKLNRDDISFSTNSVIVHGKGDKEREVYYNTRCSLWLKRYLEEREDDDPCLFLTERRPKKRISSDMLRYIIKRISSKAGINKNIHPHQLRHSYATHMINNGAPVEVIQSLLGHEKSETTKLYAQLSGKLRHDLYTKYF from the coding sequence ATGCTTCTATCTGTAGTATGGGAGAAATACCAGCTAGATAAAAAAATCGAAGGCTATTCCCCTTTCACAATGAAGTCCTATAGTAATCAGTATAAAATGTTAATTCGACATTTTGGTGATGTCGATATGAATACCATAACAACTGACAATCTTAAGAGTTATTTAGTAGAGTCAAGCGAGCTATTAAAACCTTCAAGTTTAGGTCATAGGATACGTTGTGTAAGGTGTTTGTTTAAATGGGCTTATGATGAAGGATTTATTGAAAAGAACCCCGCAGTTAAATTGAAAGAACCTAAATTGGGGAAGCGCATTCCAAAGTTTCTCTCAGAACTAGAGATAGAACATCTTCGAGAAGCGTGTGAAACAACTATGGAAAATGCTATTTTTGAATTTTTTTATTCAACAGGATGTAGAATTGGAGAAGTAGTAAAGTTAAATCGAGATGACATATCCTTTTCAACAAATTCTGTAATCGTACATGGCAAAGGGGATAAAGAAAGAGAAGTCTATTACAATACCCGTTGTTCACTATGGTTAAAAAGGTATTTGGAGGAACGGGAGGATGATGATCCTTGTTTGTTTTTAACGGAAAGAAGACCTAAGAAAAGAATAAGCAGCGATATGTTGCGTTATATCATTAAACGGATATCAAGTAAGGCTGGTATTAATAAAAACATTCATCCTCATCAACTAAGACATAGCTATGCTACGCATATGATCAACAATGGAGCCCCTGTAGAAGTTATTCAAAGTCTATTAGGTCATGAAAAGAGCGAAACAACTAAGCTATATGCCCAGCTAAGCGGTAAACTGAGACATGATTTATATACTAAATACTTTTAA